In Halobaculum limi, one DNA window encodes the following:
- a CDS encoding acyl-CoA dehydrogenase family protein — MSFQLTDEQEAIRDVVREFGENEIRPVAREHDEHHRYPHDLVEQAARYDLVAPTIPEEYGGAGMDLLTAAVVTEELWRADPGIGSAIGSRGFGTSMIEQFGDEWMKEEWLPPVAAGDAATCSCISEPAHGSDVAGIETRAEQDEETGEWVLNGDKMWITNGTIADVAVVMAKTSPGERHRGITAFLIETDREGFSPTKIDNKLGIRASDLAEIKLDDVRVPEDHVIGGVDQGFYQLMAFFAEGRTSVAAQAVGAAQGALDAAREYAEEREQGGKPISEYQAVSHKVAEMATDVEAARSLTYRAATVVDEGGDDQRAAKFASMAKLFASEHAVEVADEGIQVHGGAGFVTDHPAERFYRDARITKIYEGTSEIQKNIIADQVFGR; from the coding sequence ATGTCCTTTCAACTGACCGACGAACAGGAGGCGATCCGAGACGTGGTGCGGGAGTTCGGCGAGAACGAGATTCGCCCGGTCGCACGCGAACACGACGAACACCACCGCTATCCCCACGACCTCGTCGAACAGGCCGCCCGATACGACCTGGTCGCGCCGACCATCCCCGAGGAGTACGGCGGCGCGGGGATGGACCTGCTGACGGCGGCGGTCGTCACGGAGGAACTGTGGCGCGCGGACCCCGGCATCGGGAGCGCCATCGGATCCCGTGGGTTCGGCACGTCGATGATCGAGCAGTTCGGCGACGAGTGGATGAAAGAGGAGTGGCTCCCGCCGGTCGCCGCCGGCGACGCCGCGACGTGTTCGTGTATCTCTGAGCCCGCACACGGGTCGGATGTGGCGGGGATCGAGACACGCGCCGAGCAAGACGAGGAGACCGGCGAGTGGGTGCTCAACGGCGACAAGATGTGGATCACGAACGGCACTATCGCGGACGTGGCGGTCGTGATGGCGAAGACCTCCCCCGGCGAACGCCACCGTGGGATCACCGCGTTCCTCATCGAGACGGACCGCGAGGGCTTCTCGCCGACGAAGATCGACAACAAACTCGGCATCCGGGCGTCGGATCTCGCGGAGATCAAACTCGACGACGTGCGCGTGCCCGAGGACCACGTCATCGGTGGAGTCGACCAGGGCTTCTACCAGTTGATGGCCTTTTTCGCGGAGGGGCGCACCTCCGTCGCCGCGCAGGCGGTCGGCGCGGCACAGGGCGCACTCGACGCCGCCCGCGAGTACGCCGAGGAGCGTGAACAAGGCGGCAAACCGATCAGCGAGTACCAGGCCGTCTCGCACAAAGTCGCGGAGATGGCGACCGACGTGGAGGCGGCCCGGTCGCTGACGTACCGCGCGGCCACCGTCGTCGACGAGGGTGGTGACGACCAGCGTGCCGCGAAGTTCGCGTCGATGGCGAAACTGTTCGCCTCCGAACACGCCGTCGAGGTCGCCGACGAGGGGATCCAGGTCCACGGCGGCGCCGGGTTCGTCACCGACCACCCCGCAGAGCGGTTCTATCGCGACGCGCGGATCACGAAAATCTACGAGGGTACCTCCGAGATTCAGAAGAACATCATCGCGGATCAGGTGTTCGGGCGCTGA
- a CDS encoding zinc ribbon domain-containing protein — MNLPRVLRPSGPKRPWLAALLALVVTGLGHAYLRRWLRGFGWFAATFAAIVLLVPPEVVEAINTGGTIANPVDALPPVFVVVASAVDAYLLARETQRDARATRAATMTAEAGATDRATDRASDDAERGVVGDVAPDQLSDEADAPSCPACGKELDPDLDFCPWCTTKLDRAGPNGDGGSTDQ; from the coding sequence ATGAATCTCCCCCGCGTCCTCCGCCCATCGGGTCCGAAGCGCCCGTGGCTGGCCGCGCTGCTCGCGCTGGTGGTCACGGGACTGGGCCACGCGTACCTGCGGCGCTGGCTCCGCGGATTCGGGTGGTTCGCAGCCACGTTCGCGGCTATCGTGTTGCTCGTCCCGCCGGAGGTCGTCGAAGCCATCAACACCGGCGGCACCATCGCGAACCCCGTCGACGCGTTACCGCCGGTGTTCGTCGTCGTCGCCAGCGCCGTCGACGCCTACCTGCTCGCACGCGAGACCCAGCGTGACGCGCGGGCTACCCGCGCGGCGACGATGACTGCCGAGGCGGGTGCGACCGACCGCGCGACCGACCGCGCGAGCGACGACGCCGAGCGAGGCGTCGTCGGCGACGTCGCTCCAGACCAACTCAGCGACGAGGCCGACGCGCCGTCGTGTCCCGCCTGCGGGAAGGAACTCGACCCGGACCTCGACTTCTGTCCGTGGTGTACGACGAAGTTGGACCGTGCCGGCCCCAACGGCGACGGCGGCAGCACCGACCAGTAA
- a CDS encoding acyl-CoA dehydrogenase family protein → MEYDDSEAARALAERTREFVDEEVVPVEREVLGDGPVSDAQLASLRESAREYDVFCPQIAEEWGGMGMDFRDVLPMFEQAGRSLLGAAACRVDAPDEGNMHTLEMLGTADQKERWLRPLVAGEISSGFSMTEPMQGGGSDPKMIESTAEKDGDEWVIDGHKWWTTGGTEADVLIVMARTDTDAHPYEGTSLFLVPADTPGVEIVRDIPHVGGKVTGVGHAEIKYDGVRVPEENLLGDLNRGFAHAQQRLGPARLTHCMRFAGMAERALSVAKAYTSERQSFGGPIADKQAVRHRIADCETDLHAVRTMVRDAADRIDAGEEARVQVSMSKTFAANAVQDIVDECLQLCGGNGIGKDLPIADFYEAVRQFRIIDGADEVHRRVIARDAFDDVDESELASVTRYGE, encoded by the coding sequence ATGGAATACGACGACAGCGAGGCGGCGCGAGCGCTCGCCGAACGGACGAGGGAGTTCGTCGACGAGGAGGTCGTCCCCGTCGAACGGGAGGTGCTCGGCGACGGCCCCGTGAGCGACGCGCAACTGGCTTCCCTCCGCGAGTCGGCCCGCGAGTACGACGTGTTCTGCCCGCAGATAGCCGAGGAGTGGGGTGGGATGGGGATGGACTTTCGCGACGTCCTCCCGATGTTCGAGCAGGCGGGACGCTCGCTGTTGGGTGCGGCCGCCTGCCGCGTCGACGCGCCCGACGAGGGGAACATGCACACGCTGGAGATGCTCGGGACGGCCGACCAGAAGGAGCGCTGGCTCCGCCCCCTCGTCGCCGGCGAGATATCTTCGGGCTTCTCGATGACCGAACCGATGCAGGGTGGCGGCTCCGACCCGAAGATGATCGAATCAACCGCCGAGAAGGACGGCGACGAGTGGGTCATCGACGGCCACAAGTGGTGGACGACTGGCGGGACCGAGGCCGACGTCCTCATCGTGATGGCCCGAACCGACACCGACGCTCACCCCTACGAGGGGACGTCGTTGTTCCTCGTCCCCGCGGACACGCCGGGCGTCGAAATCGTCCGTGACATCCCTCACGTCGGCGGGAAGGTGACTGGCGTGGGCCACGCCGAGATCAAGTACGACGGCGTTCGCGTGCCAGAGGAGAACCTCCTCGGCGACCTGAATCGCGGGTTCGCCCACGCCCAACAGCGCCTCGGCCCCGCCCGCCTCACTCACTGTATGCGCTTCGCGGGGATGGCCGAACGGGCGCTCAGCGTGGCGAAAGCCTACACCAGCGAGCGCCAGTCGTTCGGCGGCCCCATCGCCGACAAGCAGGCCGTGCGCCACCGTATCGCCGACTGCGAGACGGATCTGCACGCCGTGCGGACGATGGTGCGCGACGCCGCCGACCGCATCGACGCGGGCGAGGAGGCCCGCGTGCAGGTGTCGATGAGCAAGACGTTCGCCGCCAACGCCGTCCAAGACATCGTCGACGAGTGCCTCCAACTGTGCGGCGGCAACGGCATCGGGAAGGACCTCCCCATCGCGGACTTCTACGAGGCCGTCCGGCAGTTCCGCATCATCGACGGCGCCGACGAGGTCCACCGGCGCGTCATCGCCCGCGACGCCTTCGACGACGTCGACGAGTCGGAACTGGCGAGCGTGACGCGCTACGGCGAGTAA
- a CDS encoding DsbA family oxidoreductase, producing MSTDDDADTAADTDANSEETVTVYSDFVCPFCYLGRASLRQYRADREQRDLPDVDAEWQFFDLRGHKRGPDGEVQDDVDDGKDEDYYDQVRENVVRLREEYDAEAMLEFDDVADSDSWDAQQVALYVKGAYDVETFRAFYDAVLDAYWEEGRDIGDREVIVALAESVGVDAEEVHDAIDDETLAAELESQFEEAKKRGVTGVPTFVSDGHAARGAVPPEHLQRLLEGV from the coding sequence GTGAGCACTGACGACGACGCCGACACCGCCGCCGACACCGACGCGAACAGCGAGGAGACGGTCACCGTGTACTCGGATTTCGTCTGTCCGTTCTGCTATCTTGGGCGGGCATCACTCCGCCAGTACCGCGCCGACCGCGAACAGCGCGACCTTCCGGACGTCGACGCCGAGTGGCAGTTCTTCGACCTCCGCGGGCACAAGCGCGGGCCAGACGGTGAGGTTCAAGACGACGTGGACGACGGCAAAGACGAGGACTACTACGACCAAGTGCGCGAGAACGTCGTTCGCCTGCGCGAGGAGTACGACGCCGAGGCGATGTTGGAGTTCGACGACGTCGCCGACTCCGACTCGTGGGACGCCCAACAGGTCGCGCTGTACGTGAAGGGTGCCTACGACGTCGAGACGTTCCGCGCGTTCTACGACGCCGTCCTCGACGCCTACTGGGAGGAGGGCCGCGACATCGGCGACCGCGAGGTCATCGTCGCCCTCGCCGAGTCCGTCGGCGTCGACGCGGAGGAAGTCCACGACGCCATCGACGACGAGACGCTTGCCGCTGAACTGGAGTCGCAGTTCGAGGAGGCCAAGAAGCGCGGCGTCACCGGCGTCCCGACGTTCGTCTCCGACGGCCACGCGGCCCGCGGTGCGGTGCCGCCCGAACACCTCCAGCGACTCCTCGAAGGCGTCTGA
- the mutS gene encoding DNA mismatch repair protein MutS yields MSNDVGGIVGEFLSLKESTDADVLAMQCGDFYEFFADDAELVADELDLKVSQKSSHGSSYPMAGVPLSELTPYLKALVERGYRVAVAEQYETDDGHARQIERVVSPGTVVDPDGAAARYLAAVEYDASASDPWGVAFAEVTTGRFHAASVADADAVRAELHRFAPVELLPGPGVRDDDARLANLRESTEARLTLHESSAFAPGRARHRLGDHFGKQALAAVGLDADPAVAAAGAVLHYVDETGAGVLASMTRLGGLDPDGRVALDATTQRNLELVETMQGERTGTLLDTVDHTETAAGTRLLREWLTRPHRDRAELERRGASVEALASAALARDRLLDTLDGTADLERLAARATSGSADPRDLVAVRTALERLPELAAAIEGTPLAESPLPDVLARPDQAAARDLHDDLSAALADDPPGTVADGGVIARGYDDDLDELVTEYEEAVEWLDTLADREKREYGLSHVTVDRNKTDGYYIQVGKSVADQVPEHYREIKTLKNSKRFVTDELEERERAILRLEERREDLERRLFEDVRDRVAEDAELLQDVGRALAEVDVLAGLAHHAATNDWTRPEFTDGDELIIEEGRHPVVEQTTDFVPNDLRMDRERGFLIVTGPNMSGKSTYMRQCALVSLLAQTGSFVPAESATLPIVDGVYTRVGALDELAQGRSTFMVEMQELSNILHSATEESLVILDEVGRGTATYDGISIAWAATEYLHNEVRAKTLFATHYHELTALADHLPRVANVHVAAEERDGDVTFLRRVREGPTDRSYGVHVADLAGVPGPVVSRADEVLDRLREEKAIEARGSDSMGEDGETRQAVFDLSAGQFTAGDDTERADSATHDGNGAATVSAEPEQALDPATETVLEALRGTDVNETPPVELMAKVQEWQTQLQNSE; encoded by the coding sequence ATGTCGAACGACGTCGGCGGCATCGTGGGCGAGTTCCTCTCGCTGAAGGAGTCGACGGACGCGGACGTGCTCGCGATGCAGTGCGGCGACTTCTACGAGTTTTTCGCCGACGACGCCGAACTGGTCGCAGACGAACTCGACCTCAAGGTGTCACAGAAGTCGAGTCACGGCTCTTCGTATCCGATGGCCGGCGTCCCACTCTCTGAACTGACGCCGTACCTGAAAGCGCTCGTCGAGCGTGGTTACCGCGTCGCCGTCGCAGAGCAGTACGAGACTGACGACGGTCACGCCCGACAGATAGAGCGAGTGGTCTCGCCGGGCACCGTCGTCGACCCCGACGGCGCGGCCGCGCGCTACCTCGCGGCCGTCGAGTACGACGCCAGCGCGAGCGACCCGTGGGGCGTCGCGTTCGCGGAGGTGACGACGGGGCGGTTCCACGCCGCCAGCGTCGCCGACGCCGACGCGGTCCGTGCGGAACTGCACCGCTTCGCGCCGGTCGAACTCCTCCCTGGGCCGGGCGTGCGCGACGACGACGCCCGCCTCGCGAACCTCCGAGAGTCGACCGAGGCTCGCCTCACCCTCCACGAGTCGTCGGCGTTCGCGCCGGGTCGCGCCCGCCACCGCCTCGGCGACCACTTCGGGAAGCAGGCACTCGCGGCGGTCGGCCTCGACGCCGACCCCGCGGTCGCCGCCGCGGGCGCGGTGCTCCACTACGTCGACGAGACGGGTGCGGGCGTGCTCGCGTCGATGACGCGGCTCGGCGGCCTCGACCCCGACGGTCGGGTGGCGCTGGACGCGACGACCCAGCGCAACCTCGAACTCGTCGAGACGATGCAGGGCGAGCGCACGGGCACCCTGCTGGACACCGTCGACCACACCGAGACGGCCGCGGGGACGCGTCTCTTGCGCGAGTGGCTCACCCGCCCGCACCGTGACCGCGCGGAGTTGGAGCGACGGGGCGCGTCGGTCGAAGCGCTGGCGAGCGCTGCCCTCGCGCGCGACCGCCTGCTGGACACGCTCGACGGGACGGCGGACCTCGAACGCCTCGCCGCGCGCGCGACGAGTGGCTCTGCGGACCCGCGCGACCTGGTCGCGGTACGAACCGCGCTGGAGCGGTTGCCGGAACTCGCCGCCGCCATCGAGGGGACGCCGCTTGCCGAGTCGCCGCTGCCGGACGTCCTCGCACGGCCGGACCAGGCGGCCGCCCGTGACCTCCACGACGACCTGTCGGCGGCGCTGGCGGACGACCCGCCAGGCACCGTCGCCGACGGGGGTGTCATCGCCCGCGGCTACGACGACGACCTCGACGAACTGGTGACGGAGTACGAGGAGGCCGTCGAGTGGCTGGACACGCTCGCCGACCGCGAGAAGCGTGAGTACGGGCTCTCGCACGTCACCGTCGATCGCAACAAGACCGACGGCTACTACATCCAAGTCGGGAAGTCGGTGGCCGACCAGGTCCCCGAGCACTACCGCGAGATCAAGACGCTGAAGAACTCCAAGCGGTTCGTCACCGACGAACTCGAAGAGCGCGAGCGAGCGATCCTCCGTCTCGAAGAGCGCCGCGAAGATCTGGAACGTCGGCTGTTCGAGGACGTTCGCGACCGCGTGGCCGAGGACGCCGAACTCCTGCAGGACGTGGGACGGGCGCTCGCGGAGGTGGACGTCCTCGCGGGCCTCGCACACCACGCAGCGACGAACGACTGGACGCGCCCGGAGTTCACTGACGGCGACGAGTTGATCATCGAGGAAGGCCGTCACCCGGTGGTCGAGCAGACGACCGACTTCGTTCCCAACGACCTGCGGATGGACCGCGAGCGTGGCTTCCTCATCGTGACGGGGCCGAACATGAGCGGGAAGTCGACGTACATGCGGCAGTGTGCCCTCGTCAGTCTGCTCGCGCAGACGGGGAGTTTCGTGCCCGCCGAGTCGGCGACGCTCCCCATCGTCGACGGCGTCTACACCCGCGTCGGCGCACTCGACGAACTCGCGCAGGGTCGCTCGACGTTTATGGTCGAGATGCAGGAGTTGTCCAACATCCTCCACTCGGCGACCGAGGAGTCACTCGTCATCCTCGACGAGGTGGGTCGCGGGACGGCCACCTACGACGGCATCTCCATCGCGTGGGCGGCCACCGAGTATCTCCACAACGAAGTTCGCGCGAAGACGCTGTTCGCCACTCACTACCACGAACTGACGGCGCTCGCGGACCACCTCCCACGAGTGGCGAACGTCCACGTCGCAGCAGAAGAGCGCGACGGCGACGTGACGTTCCTCCGCCGGGTGCGCGAGGGGCCGACCGACCGGAGTTACGGCGTCCACGTCGCCGACCTCGCGGGCGTCCCCGGACCGGTCGTCTCGCGTGCCGACGAAGTGCTCGACCGACTGCGCGAGGAGAAAGCCATCGAGGCGCGTGGGTCGGATAGTATGGGCGAGGACGGCGAGACGAGACAGGCCGTCTTCGACCTCTCGGCAGGGCAGTTCACGGCCGGCGACGACACGGAACGTGCCGACTCGGCCACACACGACGGCAACGGGGCGGCAACCGTGAGCGCCGAGCCAGAACAGGCGCTCGACCCAGCCACCGAGACGGTCCTCGAAGCACTGCGCGGGACGGACGTCAACGAGACGCCGCCGGTCGAGTTGATGGCGAAGGTACAGGAGTGGCAAACGCAGTTACAGAACTCGGAGTAA
- a CDS encoding SDR family NAD(P)-dependent oxidoreductase, producing MSDLADRFSLSGQTAVITGSSSGIGRAIAEEFAADGADVVVCSREQENVDPVAEAINDAAEGSDDHGRCLAVECDVTDRDAVDALFEATVEEFGGVDVLVNNAGASFMAGFDDISENGWERVVDINLHGTYHCTQAAGEHLAGGGVVVNLASVAGQRAAQYMSHYGAAKAGVINLTETLALEWAGKDVRVNCIAPGFVATPGVEQQMGVSAEGIDRDDVDRRIGTSEEIADVARFLASDAASYVTGETLVAQGVPQGEELPSQ from the coding sequence GTGAGCGACCTCGCCGACCGATTCTCGCTGTCCGGACAGACGGCCGTGATCACCGGCTCTTCGAGTGGGATCGGTCGCGCTATCGCCGAGGAGTTCGCCGCCGACGGCGCGGACGTGGTGGTCTGCTCGCGCGAACAGGAGAACGTCGACCCTGTCGCCGAGGCCATCAACGACGCCGCCGAGGGGAGCGACGACCACGGTCGCTGTCTCGCCGTCGAGTGCGACGTGACCGACCGCGACGCCGTCGACGCCCTGTTCGAGGCGACCGTCGAGGAGTTCGGCGGCGTCGACGTCCTCGTGAACAACGCGGGCGCGTCGTTCATGGCTGGCTTCGACGACATCTCCGAGAACGGCTGGGAGCGGGTCGTCGACATCAACCTCCACGGAACCTACCACTGCACGCAGGCCGCCGGCGAACACCTCGCGGGCGGCGGCGTCGTCGTCAACCTCGCGAGCGTCGCCGGCCAACGCGCCGCTCAGTATATGAGTCACTACGGCGCGGCGAAGGCGGGCGTCATCAACCTCACCGAGACACTCGCGTTGGAGTGGGCCGGCAAGGATGTACGCGTCAACTGCATCGCGCCGGGGTTCGTCGCGACGCCGGGCGTCGAACAGCAGATGGGCGTCTCCGCGGAGGGCATCGACCGCGACGACGTGGACCGCCGCATCGGGACGAGCGAAGAGATAGCCGACGTGGCGCGGTTCCTCGCCAGCGACGCCGCCTCCTACGTCACCGGCGAGACGCTCGTCGCACAGGGCGTACCGCAGGGTGAGGAACTGCCGAGTCAGTAA
- a CDS encoding MarR family transcriptional regulator, with amino-acid sequence MTDDGTGDGADLGVLRHKGEATRYRILVEIAERQPAVSQREIAEAIGITAQAVSEHLGDLADGGYVDREGRGRYRVTKEGVDWLISRTDELREYLDHVAGDVLGDVEVETALADGTIAEGDRVALSMREGVLHATVVDTDADDALDTDDGGATAVAVTDADDGDDVGVAEFQGVVDYDLGTVTAVVVPSVREGGSGAIDHDTLASLAGDVDLVVATGTEALAAVRRIDREPDVRFGTVDAVSEAAMRGLDVLLVAVAGDLSAHTDGLRETAVSYEVVDASPDGSSDAM; translated from the coding sequence GTGACTGACGACGGGACGGGCGACGGCGCGGATCTGGGCGTCCTCCGCCACAAGGGCGAGGCGACTCGCTATCGAATCCTCGTCGAGATCGCAGAACGGCAACCGGCCGTGAGCCAACGCGAAATCGCCGAGGCCATCGGCATCACCGCGCAGGCCGTCTCCGAACACCTCGGCGACCTCGCGGACGGCGGCTACGTCGACCGCGAAGGACGCGGACGCTATCGCGTCACCAAGGAGGGTGTCGACTGGCTCATCTCCCGGACCGACGAACTCCGCGAGTACCTCGACCACGTCGCCGGCGACGTCCTCGGCGATGTCGAGGTGGAGACAGCGCTCGCCGACGGCACCATCGCCGAGGGCGACCGGGTCGCCCTCTCGATGCGGGAGGGCGTCCTCCACGCGACCGTCGTCGACACGGATGCGGACGACGCCCTCGACACGGACGACGGTGGCGCGACCGCAGTGGCCGTCACCGACGCAGACGACGGTGACGACGTCGGCGTCGCGGAGTTCCAGGGCGTCGTCGACTACGACTTAGGCACCGTGACCGCCGTCGTCGTCCCCTCCGTGCGCGAGGGGGGAAGCGGGGCCATCGACCACGACACACTGGCGTCGCTCGCGGGCGACGTGGATCTGGTCGTGGCCACGGGCACCGAGGCACTCGCAGCGGTGCGGCGAATCGACCGAGAACCGGACGTCCGATTCGGCACGGTCGACGCCGTCAGCGAAGCGGCGATGCGTGGCCTCGACGTCCTCCTCGTCGCCGTCGCGGGCGACCTCTCCGCGCACACTGACGGCCTCCGCGAGACGGCCGTCTCCTACGAGGTGGTCGACGCGAGTCCCGACGGGTCGAGCGACGCGATGTAG
- a CDS encoding VOC family protein: MTGDFDHADPDRAGRLHHLELTTADLDAAVPFWDWLLGELGYERKNRWDGGRSWEHGPTYVVLKRATSEGREFDRDAPGLNHLAFHAASREQVDRLTAAVRDRTDASLLYEDRHPYAGGYYALYCEAPETVKVEVVAPTE, encoded by the coding sequence GTGACGGGCGACTTCGACCACGCCGACCCGGACCGAGCCGGACGGCTCCACCACCTCGAACTGACGACGGCCGACCTCGACGCCGCCGTGCCGTTCTGGGACTGGCTGCTCGGCGAACTCGGATACGAGCGAAAGAACCGCTGGGACGGCGGCCGTTCGTGGGAGCACGGACCGACGTACGTGGTACTGAAGCGTGCGACGTCCGAAGGGCGGGAGTTCGACCGTGACGCCCCTGGGCTCAACCACCTCGCCTTCCACGCCGCCTCGCGCGAGCAGGTGGACCGGCTGACGGCCGCGGTCCGCGACCGTACCGACGCGTCGCTATTATACGAGGATCGACACCCGTACGCCGGAGGGTACTACGCCCTCTACTGTGAGGCTCCCGAGACCGTGAAAGTGGAAGTGGTCGCGCCGACGGAGTAG
- a CDS encoding phosphotransferase family protein: MTDHDDAGGDESTDETADGEAYIDRLVNPDRLQEYLAAELGPADDFDVRRHPEGHSNETLFVTYGGRELVVRRPPPGETAETAHDVLREYRVMDALQGTPVPLPETVLACDDHDVLGADFYVMGRVDGDVLRSAEPERFAVPDHRQQVGEELVDTLAAIHGVDYEGVGLAEFGRPEGFTERQVGRWAKQFQWAFEVTSEERTVPEIAEVTEWLQEHVPADHDQTLVHGDYKLDNVQFAPGTPPELVAVFDWELAALGDPLTDLGWMLSFWRDPGDPEPATPELTSQFMEQEGYPSRRELVDRYEAATGRTYDEQDDRFYRTLAVYKLAALGEMFYRRYLEGNSDDPLYPTMETRVPALAQRCLRIIDGEEPL, translated from the coding sequence ATGACCGACCACGACGACGCCGGCGGCGACGAGTCGACCGACGAGACGGCCGACGGAGAAGCCTATATCGACCGCCTCGTCAACCCCGACCGCCTCCAAGAGTACCTCGCCGCCGAACTCGGCCCCGCCGACGACTTCGACGTGCGCCGACACCCGGAGGGGCACTCCAACGAGACGCTGTTCGTCACCTACGGCGGCCGCGAACTAGTCGTCCGTCGGCCGCCACCGGGTGAGACCGCAGAGACGGCCCACGACGTGTTACGCGAGTATCGCGTGATGGACGCGCTTCAGGGGACGCCGGTCCCACTTCCCGAGACGGTCCTCGCGTGCGACGACCACGACGTGTTGGGCGCGGACTTCTACGTGATGGGCCGCGTCGACGGCGACGTCCTCCGCTCGGCTGAGCCGGAGCGGTTCGCCGTCCCGGACCACCGCCAGCAGGTCGGCGAGGAACTGGTCGACACGCTCGCGGCGATTCACGGCGTCGACTACGAGGGGGTCGGCCTCGCAGAGTTCGGCCGGCCAGAAGGCTTCACGGAGCGACAGGTCGGTCGCTGGGCCAAGCAGTTCCAGTGGGCGTTCGAGGTGACCAGCGAGGAGCGCACGGTCCCCGAAATCGCCGAGGTGACCGAGTGGCTCCAAGAGCACGTCCCCGCAGACCACGACCAAACGCTCGTCCACGGCGACTACAAACTCGACAACGTGCAGTTCGCGCCGGGGACGCCGCCGGAACTCGTCGCCGTCTTCGACTGGGAGTTGGCGGCGCTGGGCGACCCGCTCACCGACCTGGGCTGGATGCTGTCGTTCTGGCGCGACCCCGGCGACCCCGAACCCGCGACGCCGGAACTCACCTCGCAGTTTATGGAACAGGAGGGGTACCCGAGTCGCCGCGAGTTGGTCGACCGCTACGAGGCGGCGACCGGGCGGACCTACGACGAGCAAGACGACCGTTTCTACCGGACGCTCGCGGTGTACAAACTCGCGGCGCTCGGCGAGATGTTCTACCGGCGGTATCTGGAGGGCAACAGCGACGACCCGCTGTACCCGACGATGGAGACGCGCGTCCCGGCGTTGGCACAGCGCTGCCTCCGGATCATCGACGGCGAGGAACCGCTGTAA
- a CDS encoding alpha/beta fold hydrolase, whose product MADPGITLDADHETWSDAQVETTVTVDGRDLTVAYYEAGADNDGPPVVFLHGIPTWSFLWRGIAPAIAEDRHVVAPDLPGYGNSQRTDDFDRSVRAQTAVLADLIADRGVDKVDLVAHDIGGGVALRYAAARPAMVRKLVLSNAACFDSWPVEYVNSLGVPGVVEGWDDAEFEEQLDFLFAEGAYGEADPAFVAGMKAPWKREGGRTALARAAVATNTNDTTSIDYDAITAETLCLWGADDVLQPVANADRLADAVAGDVTVRPLEEAYHWVTHDRTAAYRESARDFLTE is encoded by the coding sequence ATGGCCGACCCCGGCATCACGCTCGACGCGGATCACGAGACGTGGAGTGACGCGCAAGTGGAGACCACTGTGACCGTCGACGGCCGCGACCTCACGGTAGCGTACTACGAAGCGGGAGCGGACAACGACGGCCCGCCGGTCGTGTTCCTCCACGGCATCCCGACGTGGTCGTTCCTCTGGCGGGGTATCGCGCCGGCGATAGCCGAGGACCGCCACGTCGTCGCGCCAGACCTCCCCGGCTACGGCAACTCCCAGCGGACGGACGACTTCGACCGCTCGGTGCGCGCGCAAACGGCGGTGCTCGCGGATCTGATCGCCGACCGCGGGGTCGACAAGGTCGACCTCGTCGCCCACGACATCGGCGGCGGCGTCGCCCTCCGCTACGCGGCGGCCCGACCCGCGATGGTCCGGAAACTCGTGCTCTCGAACGCCGCGTGCTTCGACTCCTGGCCCGTCGAGTACGTCAACTCCCTCGGCGTGCCAGGCGTCGTCGAGGGGTGGGACGACGCGGAGTTCGAGGAACAACTCGACTTCCTGTTCGCGGAGGGCGCGTACGGAGAGGCGGACCCCGCGTTCGTCGCGGGGATGAAGGCGCCGTGGAAACGCGAGGGCGGGCGGACGGCGCTCGCACGGGCCGCGGTCGCGACGAACACGAACGACACGACGAGCATCGACTACGACGCGATCACCGCCGAGACGCTGTGTCTGTGGGGCGCAGACGACGTGCTTCAGCCAGTCGCGAACGCCGACCGACTCGCCGACGCCGTCGCTGGCGACGTGACAGTGCGGCCGCTGGAGGAGGCGTACCATTGGGTGACTCACGACCGCACCGCGGCGTACCGCGAGAGCGCCCGAGACTTCCTTACGGAGTAG